A part of Caretta caretta isolate rCarCar2 chromosome 1, rCarCar1.hap1, whole genome shotgun sequence genomic DNA contains:
- the LOC125630109 gene encoding uncharacterized protein LOC125630109 isoform X2, whose translation MYETQAALVTLLPLLLFKLFQVVGDVTVNCTVEVQVPRNYQYQGKPGDSLSIECPVKYCTEKPAIKWCLIQEMKCLLLKDGPTRRSVWREGNVAVLNFMSIQQSNSGLYRCRAVVGSLSHESHAIRVIVRETTDFIPMTREPQVLPGNLADNVVVSSVTGYRAVLSCSNMSLVNLISAVWKIRLRDGACCLLAYRADLNKTVRTNCSERMDWAARPDHDPTLQIHPVRLSDEGYYMCEIANIDGSLHQNYTLSVLEHEGFSFLLHYLLTGSTISCVIIVTILYCTLQHRGCFQGSLFHCNFPTVSTPEAWTSPHKRSTSWTLQC comes from the exons ATGTATGAAACACAGGCAGCTCTGGTtactctcctccccctcctccttttcaAACTGTTTCAAGTGGTAG gTGATGTAACTGTTAATTGTACGGTTGAAGTTCAAGTTCCAAGAAATTACCAATATCAGGGCAAACCTGGGGACTCCCTGAGTATAGAGTGTCCAGTAAAGTACTGCACAGAAAAGCCAGCCATAAAGTGGTGCTTGATACAGGAGATGAAGTGCCTACTTCTGAAAGATGGGCCAACAAGACGCTCAGTGTGGAGAGAGGGGAATGTGGCTGTTCTGAACTTTATGTCGATTCAACAGAGTAACAGTGGATTGTATCGTTGCCGAGCTGTTGTGGGCAGCCTGAGCCATGAAAGCCATGCAATAAGGGTTATTGTTAGAG aaaccaCTGACTTCATTCCCATGACTCGTGAGCCCCAGGTCCTGCCAGGCAACCTGGCTG ATAACGTCGTGGTGTCTTCAGTGACTGGTTACAGGGCTGTGCTGAGTTGCTCTAATATGTCACTAGTGAATCTTATCTCAGCAGTATGGAAGATAAGACTAAGGGATGGAGCTTGCTGTTTATTAGCATACAGGGCTGATTTAAATAAAACTGTCAGAACAAATTGCAGTGAGAGGATGGACTGGGCAGCTCGACCTGATCATGACCCCACCCTTCAGATTCACCCTGTGAGACTCTCTGATGAAGGATATTACATGTGTGAAATTGCAAACATTGATGGAAGTCTCCATCAGAACTACACTCTGAGTGTGTTAG AGCACGAGGGATTTTCCTTTCTACTTCACTATCTCCTGACAGGCAGCACCATTTCCTGTGTCATTATTGTGACTATTTTATACTGTACTTTACAACACAGAG GCTGTTTCCAAGGTTCCCTGTTCCATTGCAACTTTCCAACTGTCTCAACACCTGAAG cctggaccagtccacacaagagatccacttcctggactctacagtgctaa
- the LOC125630109 gene encoding uncharacterized protein LOC125630109 isoform X1 has product MYETQAALVTLLPLLLFKLFQVVGDVTVNCTVEVQVPRNYQYQGKPGDSLSIECPVKYCTEKPAIKWCLIQEMKCLLLKDGPTRRSVWREGNVAVLNFMSIQQSNSGLYRCRAVVGSLSHESHAIRVIVRETTDFIPMTREPQVLPGNLADNVVVSSVTGYRAVLSCSNMSLVNLISAVWKIRLRDGACCLLAYRADLNKTVRTNCSERMDWAARPDHDPTLQIHPVRLSDEGYYMCEIANIDGSLHQNYTLSVLEHEGFSFLLHYLLTGSTISCVIIVTILYCTLQHRGCFQGSLFHCNFPTVSTPEDVSGSISNDIPPSTSAWTSPHKRSTSWTLQC; this is encoded by the exons ATGTATGAAACACAGGCAGCTCTGGTtactctcctccccctcctccttttcaAACTGTTTCAAGTGGTAG gTGATGTAACTGTTAATTGTACGGTTGAAGTTCAAGTTCCAAGAAATTACCAATATCAGGGCAAACCTGGGGACTCCCTGAGTATAGAGTGTCCAGTAAAGTACTGCACAGAAAAGCCAGCCATAAAGTGGTGCTTGATACAGGAGATGAAGTGCCTACTTCTGAAAGATGGGCCAACAAGACGCTCAGTGTGGAGAGAGGGGAATGTGGCTGTTCTGAACTTTATGTCGATTCAACAGAGTAACAGTGGATTGTATCGTTGCCGAGCTGTTGTGGGCAGCCTGAGCCATGAAAGCCATGCAATAAGGGTTATTGTTAGAG aaaccaCTGACTTCATTCCCATGACTCGTGAGCCCCAGGTCCTGCCAGGCAACCTGGCTG ATAACGTCGTGGTGTCTTCAGTGACTGGTTACAGGGCTGTGCTGAGTTGCTCTAATATGTCACTAGTGAATCTTATCTCAGCAGTATGGAAGATAAGACTAAGGGATGGAGCTTGCTGTTTATTAGCATACAGGGCTGATTTAAATAAAACTGTCAGAACAAATTGCAGTGAGAGGATGGACTGGGCAGCTCGACCTGATCATGACCCCACCCTTCAGATTCACCCTGTGAGACTCTCTGATGAAGGATATTACATGTGTGAAATTGCAAACATTGATGGAAGTCTCCATCAGAACTACACTCTGAGTGTGTTAG AGCACGAGGGATTTTCCTTTCTACTTCACTATCTCCTGACAGGCAGCACCATTTCCTGTGTCATTATTGTGACTATTTTATACTGTACTTTACAACACAGAG GCTGTTTCCAAGGTTCCCTGTTCCATTGCAACTTTCCAACTGTCTCAACACCTGAAG ATGTATCAGGAAGTATTTCTAATgatatcccaccatcaacctcagcctggaccagtccacacaagagatccacttcctggactctacagtgctaa
- the LOC125630109 gene encoding uncharacterized protein LOC125630109 isoform X3, translated as MYETQAALVTLLPLLLFKLFQVVGDVTVNCTVEVQVPRNYQYQGKPGDSLSIECPVKYCTEKPAIKWCLIQEMKCLLLKDGPTRRSVWREGNVAVLNFMSIQQSNSGLYRCRAVVGSLSHESHAIRVIVRETTDFIPMTREPQVLPGNLADNVVVSSVTGYRAVLSCSNMSLVNLISAVWKIRLRDGACCLLAYRADLNKTVRTNCSERMDWAARPDHDPTLQIHPVRLSDEGYYMCEIANIDGSLHQNYTLSVLEHEGFSFLLHYLLTGSTISCVIIVTILYCTLQHRESVPHSKGKTGSEIV; from the exons ATGTATGAAACACAGGCAGCTCTGGTtactctcctccccctcctccttttcaAACTGTTTCAAGTGGTAG gTGATGTAACTGTTAATTGTACGGTTGAAGTTCAAGTTCCAAGAAATTACCAATATCAGGGCAAACCTGGGGACTCCCTGAGTATAGAGTGTCCAGTAAAGTACTGCACAGAAAAGCCAGCCATAAAGTGGTGCTTGATACAGGAGATGAAGTGCCTACTTCTGAAAGATGGGCCAACAAGACGCTCAGTGTGGAGAGAGGGGAATGTGGCTGTTCTGAACTTTATGTCGATTCAACAGAGTAACAGTGGATTGTATCGTTGCCGAGCTGTTGTGGGCAGCCTGAGCCATGAAAGCCATGCAATAAGGGTTATTGTTAGAG aaaccaCTGACTTCATTCCCATGACTCGTGAGCCCCAGGTCCTGCCAGGCAACCTGGCTG ATAACGTCGTGGTGTCTTCAGTGACTGGTTACAGGGCTGTGCTGAGTTGCTCTAATATGTCACTAGTGAATCTTATCTCAGCAGTATGGAAGATAAGACTAAGGGATGGAGCTTGCTGTTTATTAGCATACAGGGCTGATTTAAATAAAACTGTCAGAACAAATTGCAGTGAGAGGATGGACTGGGCAGCTCGACCTGATCATGACCCCACCCTTCAGATTCACCCTGTGAGACTCTCTGATGAAGGATATTACATGTGTGAAATTGCAAACATTGATGGAAGTCTCCATCAGAACTACACTCTGAGTGTGTTAG AGCACGAGGGATTTTCCTTTCTACTTCACTATCTCCTGACAGGCAGCACCATTTCCTGTGTCATTATTGTGACTATTTTATACTGTACTTTACAACACAGAG AGAGCGTGCCACACTCAAAGGGGAAGACTGGATCTGAGATTGTATGA
- the LOC125630109 gene encoding uncharacterized protein LOC125630109 isoform X4, which translates to MYETQAALVTLLPLLLFKLFQVVGDVTVNCTVEVQVPRNYQYQGKPGDSLSIECPVKYCTEKPAIKWCLIQEMKCLLLKDGPTRRSVWREGNVAVLNFMSIQQSNSGLYRCRAVVGSLSHESHAIRVIVRETTDFIPMTREPQVLPGNLADNVVVSSVTGYRAVLSCSNMSLVNLISAVWKIRLRDGACCLLAYRADLNKTVRTNCSERMDWAARPDHDPTLQIHPVRLSDEGYYMCEIANIDGSLHQNYTLSVLEHEGFSFLLHYLLTGSTISCVIIVTILYCTLQHRVLPQFLVG; encoded by the exons ATGTATGAAACACAGGCAGCTCTGGTtactctcctccccctcctccttttcaAACTGTTTCAAGTGGTAG gTGATGTAACTGTTAATTGTACGGTTGAAGTTCAAGTTCCAAGAAATTACCAATATCAGGGCAAACCTGGGGACTCCCTGAGTATAGAGTGTCCAGTAAAGTACTGCACAGAAAAGCCAGCCATAAAGTGGTGCTTGATACAGGAGATGAAGTGCCTACTTCTGAAAGATGGGCCAACAAGACGCTCAGTGTGGAGAGAGGGGAATGTGGCTGTTCTGAACTTTATGTCGATTCAACAGAGTAACAGTGGATTGTATCGTTGCCGAGCTGTTGTGGGCAGCCTGAGCCATGAAAGCCATGCAATAAGGGTTATTGTTAGAG aaaccaCTGACTTCATTCCCATGACTCGTGAGCCCCAGGTCCTGCCAGGCAACCTGGCTG ATAACGTCGTGGTGTCTTCAGTGACTGGTTACAGGGCTGTGCTGAGTTGCTCTAATATGTCACTAGTGAATCTTATCTCAGCAGTATGGAAGATAAGACTAAGGGATGGAGCTTGCTGTTTATTAGCATACAGGGCTGATTTAAATAAAACTGTCAGAACAAATTGCAGTGAGAGGATGGACTGGGCAGCTCGACCTGATCATGACCCCACCCTTCAGATTCACCCTGTGAGACTCTCTGATGAAGGATATTACATGTGTGAAATTGCAAACATTGATGGAAGTCTCCATCAGAACTACACTCTGAGTGTGTTAG AGCACGAGGGATTTTCCTTTCTACTTCACTATCTCCTGACAGGCAGCACCATTTCCTGTGTCATTATTGTGACTATTTTATACTGTACTTTACAACACAGAG TGTTACCCCAGTTCCTGGTGGGGTGA